The proteins below are encoded in one region of Geobacter sp.:
- a CDS encoding cytochrome C — protein sequence MSRAWIAAIAGLALIALQGLSMAAGAPAAPAPKATTQGPKLTNDDCAKCHAKAPADIAANGAKHKTAVGCQDCHNGHPPTVKKIIPLCSQCHDGKPHYKLAGCNGCHSNPHTPLIIKMGRNITDPCLTCHTQQIAKLREHKSKHTALACSFCHDTHGKIPECVQCHKPHSKDMTQADCKKCHQAHMPTVVTYSNQTPSKDCAACHKAAFDLLQKSAFKHKNLSCVACHQAKHKMIPQCQSCHGTPHPAGMLSKFPKCGYCHSIAHDLNIFKSQPAPAGSPAAGAKKPAKK from the coding sequence ATGAGCAGAGCATGGATAGCGGCGATAGCCGGACTCGCCCTGATCGCACTCCAGGGGCTGTCCATGGCGGCCGGTGCCCCTGCGGCACCTGCGCCCAAGGCTACGACACAGGGTCCGAAACTGACCAACGATGACTGCGCCAAGTGCCATGCCAAGGCCCCGGCAGACATAGCCGCCAACGGTGCCAAGCACAAGACTGCCGTCGGTTGTCAGGACTGCCACAACGGCCATCCTCCCACAGTGAAGAAGATCATCCCGCTCTGCAGCCAGTGCCACGATGGGAAGCCGCACTACAAGCTTGCCGGCTGTAACGGTTGCCACAGCAATCCCCATACGCCGCTCATCATCAAGATGGGCCGCAATATCACGGACCCCTGCCTGACCTGCCACACGCAGCAGATCGCCAAGCTGCGCGAGCACAAAAGCAAGCACACGGCCCTTGCCTGTTCCTTCTGCCACGATACCCATGGCAAGATCCCCGAGTGCGTGCAGTGCCACAAGCCTCACTCCAAGGACATGACCCAGGCTGACTGCAAGAAGTGCCACCAGGCCCACATGCCGACGGTCGTTACCTATAGCAACCAGACCCCGTCGAAAGACTGCGCCGCTTGCCACAAGGCTGCCTTCGATCTGCTGCAGAAGAGCGCCTTCAAGCACAAGAACCTGAGCTGCGTTGCCTGCCATCAGGCCAAGCACAAGATGATTCCCCAGTGTCAGAGCTGCCACGGTACTCCGCACCCTGCCGGCATGCTGTCCAAGTTCCCCAAATGCGGTTACTGCCACAGCATCGCTCACGATTTGAACATCTTCAAGTCGCAGCCTGCCCCTGCTGGGTCGCCTGCTGCCGGTGCAAAGAAGCCTGCCAAGAAGTAA